In the genome of Petrotoga olearia DSM 13574, one region contains:
- a CDS encoding response regulator transcription factor: protein MFRILVVEDDKAISRLLELELTHVGYNVKIAKDGDEALKFYENFKPDIILLDIMLPIRDGFEVAEAIRDYDSDIGIIMITAKGELESKVKGLKNADDYVVKPFEIEEILARIEALLKRMGKTKELIKVGDIEIYPQNMEVLVNKKNVHLSLTEFNILKLLAINKNIVVSKEKILEEIWGYYDEENNNLVEVYINYLRKKLKDSTQNIETVRGVGYVIREKESKT from the coding sequence ATGTTTAGAATTCTAGTGGTAGAAGATGATAAAGCAATCTCAAGGCTTTTAGAGTTGGAATTAACTCATGTCGGCTACAACGTAAAAATAGCAAAAGATGGAGATGAGGCTTTAAAATTCTATGAAAATTTTAAGCCTGATATAATATTATTGGATATAATGTTGCCTATAAGAGATGGATTTGAAGTTGCTGAGGCAATTAGAGACTATGACAGTGATATTGGAATAATAATGATCACAGCCAAAGGAGAGTTGGAAAGCAAGGTTAAAGGTTTAAAAAATGCCGATGATTATGTAGTTAAACCTTTTGAAATAGAAGAAATATTGGCAAGAATAGAGGCTTTGTTAAAAAGAATGGGAAAAACTAAAGAACTAATAAAAGTAGGAGACATTGAGATTTATCCTCAAAACATGGAAGTTCTTGTAAACAAAAAAAATGTTCATTTGAGCCTCACGGAATTTAACATACTAAAGTTACTGGCTATCAATAAAAATATAGTTGTCTCAAAAGAAAAAATCTTAGAAGAGATTTGGGGATACTACGATGAAGAGAACAACAACTTAGTTGAAGTATACATCAATTATTTAAGAAAAAAATTGAAAGATTCCACACAAAATATAGAAACTGTGCGAGGTGTTGGTTACGTTATTAGGGAGAAAGAAAGTAAAACATAG
- a CDS encoding sensor histidine kinase gives MLVTLLGRKKVKHSAIFRQTIVFTAITMSIVLTIVGIVRIVFVQFILQSYNDMYIAQLNVSGLNRGNANNPQEPLDLLYQIMQDSSVLRRSLLSNRIVILDGQLISDPYGLIKENFKIPRLPYLYESDGMYYIFAGIPIFGSSLLIVGGPSLELTALLRNFEKAVFVIITTGFFISLLVSYFLAKSTLKPVVKMAEQISEIDANTIDKRISEQKSQEFDIFAQKLNSMLDRIENAFEIQNQFVSDVSHELRTPLTSINGYIKMLKRWGKNDPKIMEESLNSIEASSEYLRDLVEQLLLLTKNDYQIEKESIDIKNVVEETLNLFKLELDEFKIDIQGESFTVNSSNEYLSLILKIFIENAIKYSSNQKEITIKLDPNQKSISIQDHGIGIEQTKLKNIFERFYKVDFSRSDKGHGLGLSIAKKLADALDIELKAYSELGKGSTFTLIFLNQL, from the coding sequence GTGTTGGTTACGTTATTAGGGAGAAAGAAAGTAAAACATAGTGCAATTTTTAGGCAAACAATAGTTTTTACAGCCATTACTATGAGTATAGTATTGACAATTGTTGGCATAGTGAGGATCGTTTTTGTACAATTCATACTTCAAAGTTACAACGACATGTATATTGCACAATTGAATGTAAGTGGACTGAATAGGGGAAATGCCAACAATCCTCAGGAACCTCTAGATTTGCTTTACCAAATTATGCAAGATTCAAGTGTATTGAGAAGAAGTTTATTATCAAACAGGATCGTCATTCTAGATGGACAGTTGATTTCAGATCCTTATGGTTTGATAAAGGAGAATTTCAAAATTCCCAGGTTACCGTATCTTTATGAATCTGATGGAATGTACTACATCTTTGCAGGTATTCCTATATTTGGTTCGTCTCTTTTAATAGTCGGCGGACCATCTCTTGAGCTAACAGCTCTTTTGAGAAACTTTGAAAAAGCAGTCTTTGTAATAATAACGACTGGTTTTTTTATATCACTATTGGTATCTTATTTTTTAGCAAAAAGCACACTCAAACCAGTAGTCAAAATGGCAGAACAAATATCTGAAATAGATGCCAATACCATAGATAAGAGGATATCAGAACAAAAATCTCAGGAATTCGATATCTTTGCACAAAAATTAAATTCGATGTTGGATAGAATCGAAAATGCATTTGAAATACAAAATCAATTCGTTTCGGACGTTTCTCATGAGCTGAGAACACCTTTAACTTCAATAAATGGTTACATTAAAATGCTGAAAAGATGGGGGAAAAACGATCCCAAAATTATGGAAGAATCTCTGAACAGTATTGAGGCATCAAGCGAATATTTAAGGGATCTTGTTGAACAACTCTTGCTGCTGACTAAAAACGATTATCAAATCGAAAAAGAAAGTATCGATATTAAAAACGTAGTAGAAGAAACTTTGAACCTTTTTAAATTAGAACTGGACGAATTCAAAATAGATATACAAGGAGAAAGTTTCACAGTAAACAGCTCTAACGAGTATCTCTCTTTAATCCTCAAAATTTTCATTGAAAACGCAATAAAATACTCATCAAATCAAAAAGAAATAACAATAAAATTAGACCCCAATCAAAAGAGTATAAGTATACAAGACCATGGTATTGGTATTGAACAAACTAAATTAAAAAATATCTTCGAAAGGTTCTACAAAGTGGATTTTTCTCGAAGCGATAAAGGCCATGGATTAGGATTATCAATAGCAAAAAAACTAGCTGATGCATTAGATATTGAATTAAAAGCTTATTCTGAATTAGGTAAAGGTAGTACTTTTACCTTGATCTTTTTGAATCAACTGTAA
- a CDS encoding cysteine desulfurase family protein — protein MVYFDNNATTQVDSEVADLILKYMTEFYANPNSIHQFGVNVENDLEEAREQISELFKVLPTEIFFTSCATESINWVIKGVAKVNKNRGKHIVTSTIEHSAVINTAKQLERDGFEVSYINVNDKGVIDLNELSKNIRQDTILVSLMAANNEVGTLQPVDDAYKIIKEKNEETYFHIDAVQAIGKIPFDLYKYKCDFASFSAHKFHGPKGVGILYKRRGTRIFPFITGGSQENGMRAGTQNVPGIIGTAIALKKSIENLDIMNSNIKNIRDHLAEELLKIGAKIVTPLENSVPNTLAFFFPNIRGDIIVNALSEEEIYVSTTSACSSKIKSFSRVMESMGYKNDEASGMIRISLSHLNKDDEAELFLIKLKNVLKFLNY, from the coding sequence GTGGTTTATTTCGACAACAACGCAACTACCCAAGTTGACAGCGAGGTTGCTGATTTGATTTTGAAATATATGACAGAATTCTATGCAAACCCTAACTCTATTCATCAATTTGGAGTAAATGTTGAAAACGATTTAGAAGAAGCACGAGAGCAAATTTCCGAGCTTTTTAAAGTTTTACCCACGGAGATCTTTTTCACCTCTTGTGCTACTGAATCAATAAATTGGGTTATAAAAGGAGTTGCTAAAGTCAACAAAAATAGAGGAAAACATATTGTAACCTCTACCATAGAGCATTCTGCTGTTATTAATACAGCCAAACAACTAGAAAGGGATGGCTTCGAAGTATCCTATATAAATGTGAATGATAAAGGAGTAATAGATCTAAATGAATTGTCAAAAAATATAAGACAAGATACCATACTAGTGAGCTTAATGGCTGCAAATAATGAAGTCGGTACCTTGCAACCTGTTGATGATGCCTACAAAATCATAAAAGAAAAAAATGAAGAAACATACTTTCACATTGATGCTGTACAAGCTATTGGTAAAATTCCCTTTGATTTGTACAAATATAAATGTGATTTCGCTTCCTTTTCTGCACATAAATTTCATGGTCCAAAAGGTGTAGGTATTCTTTACAAACGTAGAGGAACAAGAATATTCCCCTTCATAACAGGAGGTTCTCAAGAAAATGGGATGAGAGCAGGAACGCAAAATGTTCCAGGAATCATAGGTACGGCTATAGCTTTGAAAAAATCTATTGAAAATCTTGACATAATGAATTCGAATATAAAAAATATTAGGGATCATCTAGCCGAAGAATTACTAAAAATAGGAGCAAAGATAGTTACTCCCCTAGAAAACTCCGTTCCAAATACATTAGCTTTTTTCTTTCCTAATATACGAGGAGATATTATTGTAAACGCCCTCTCAGAAGAAGAAATTTATGTATCAACCACTTCTGCATGCTCAAGTAAGATTAAATCCTTCAGTAGAGTTATGGAAAGTATGGGGTACAAAAATGACGAGGCAAGTGGTATGATACGAATTAGCTTATCTCACTTGAATAAAGACGATGAGGCAGAATTATTCTTGATTAAGTTAAAAAATGTCTTGAAATTTTTGAATTATTGA
- a CDS encoding YicC/YloC family endoribonuclease has protein sequence MRSMTGYGRITKNIGDYSYNVEIKSLNSKNLNINTSISPLFSPLELHIQNLVKKYFKRGTLRISVDIKLLKTDNIIDVDLGLSKAYYNALNNLINELHLADDVNLEDLLKFKDIVKISIDEKTIDDIWEGMKEVLKEVIETVLRYQKEEGKDLKDFLNGYLNELEDIVIKIEENAHQIKEKYREQLKHNINSLISNIDNIDENRLEMEIVLLAERADISEEMDRLKSHIRRFKNFLENENNNDSIGQELDFICQEMHREFNTIASKSKILEITNLSLEGRTLVNKIREQAQNIH, from the coding sequence ATGAGAAGTATGACCGGTTATGGAAGAATAACAAAAAATATTGGTGATTATAGCTATAATGTAGAAATAAAATCTCTCAACTCCAAAAATCTAAACATCAACACTTCAATCTCACCTTTGTTTTCTCCGTTAGAATTACATATTCAAAATCTTGTGAAAAAATACTTCAAAAGAGGAACCTTGCGAATTTCTGTAGATATAAAATTATTGAAAACAGACAACATAATAGATGTAGACTTGGGGTTATCAAAGGCTTATTACAATGCCCTCAACAATTTGATCAACGAACTGCATTTAGCTGATGACGTTAATTTAGAAGATTTGTTAAAATTCAAAGATATAGTTAAAATTTCCATCGATGAAAAAACTATTGATGACATCTGGGAAGGTATGAAAGAAGTTTTAAAAGAAGTAATCGAAACAGTCTTGAGATATCAAAAAGAAGAAGGTAAAGATCTAAAAGATTTTCTTAATGGTTATTTGAATGAACTTGAAGATATTGTTATTAAAATAGAAGAAAATGCTCACCAAATCAAAGAAAAATACAGAGAACAGTTAAAACACAACATTAATTCTTTGATTAGTAATATAGATAATATCGATGAAAATAGGTTAGAAATGGAAATAGTATTATTAGCGGAAAGAGCCGACATTAGCGAGGAAATGGACAGATTAAAAAGCCACATTAGAAGATTTAAAAATTTCCTGGAAAATGAAAATAATAACGACAGTATAGGACAAGAACTAGATTTTATTTGTCAAGAAATGCATAGGGAATTCAACACAATCGCCTCCAAGTCAAAAATTTTAGAAATAACTAACCTTTCCTTGGAAGGAAGAACTCTGGTTAATAAAATTCGAGAACAAGCTCAAAATATTCATTAA
- a CDS encoding DUF370 domain-containing protein — protein sequence MYGLINIGFGNIVVGDRVIAIVSPTSQPLKRLKEIAEQQGKLLEVNHGRKTRAFIITDSGHVIASAIQPETITNRFLQNYYDIEKVLDKIRKEVL from the coding sequence ATGTATGGATTGATAAACATAGGTTTTGGAAATATTGTTGTTGGTGATAGGGTTATAGCCATTGTTTCTCCTACTTCTCAACCCTTAAAAAGATTAAAAGAAATTGCAGAACAGCAAGGGAAGTTATTAGAAGTAAACCACGGAAGAAAAACTAGAGCTTTTATAATAACCGACTCTGGTCATGTTATAGCCAGTGCAATTCAACCAGAAACAATTACCAATAGATTCTTGCAAAACTATTATGATATTGAAAAAGTTTTAGACAAAATACGCAAGGAAGTATTATAG
- the gmk gene encoding guanylate kinase, giving the protein MEGLLYIVSGPSGAGKSTLIKNALDKITGFSFSVSYTTREKRPGEIDGKDYFFIDKSTFFKMKEDGEFLEWAEVHGNYYATSKKFVEEKLKESRGLVLDVDVQGALNIKKIYKNALYIFILPPSNEDLEKRLKERGTESKDSLKIRLKDAEWEISHMKDFDYIIVNQEIEESTNQLISILVAEQLKRERFNESTPFFF; this is encoded by the coding sequence ATGGAGGGATTACTTTATATCGTTAGCGGACCATCAGGTGCTGGAAAATCGACATTGATAAAAAATGCTCTAGACAAAATTACTGGTTTTTCATTTTCTGTTTCCTATACCACAAGAGAAAAAAGACCAGGAGAGATTGACGGAAAAGATTATTTTTTTATTGATAAAAGCACATTTTTCAAAATGAAAGAGGATGGCGAATTTCTCGAGTGGGCGGAAGTTCATGGGAATTATTATGCCACATCCAAAAAATTTGTTGAGGAAAAGTTAAAAGAAAGCCGAGGTCTTGTTTTAGATGTCGATGTTCAAGGAGCTCTAAACATAAAAAAAATTTATAAGAACGCCTTATACATTTTTATTTTACCTCCCTCAAATGAGGATCTAGAAAAAAGACTAAAAGAAAGAGGCACCGAATCAAAAGACTCTTTGAAAATAAGGCTAAAAGACGCAGAATGGGAAATTTCTCATATGAAAGATTTCGATTATATAATTGTCAATCAAGAAATCGAAGAATCAACAAATCAATTGATATCAATCCTTGTGGCAGAACAACTTAAAAGAGAAAGATTCAATGAAAGTACTCCTTTTTTTTTTTAA
- the rpoZ gene encoding DNA-directed RNA polymerase subunit omega, with protein MNLGINYDKILKRINYKYVIPIIAAKRAETLKNLDELKGVTEKKDYVSIALKELEEGKIRVKNSSLLDSLSK; from the coding sequence ATGAATTTAGGAATAAATTACGATAAAATATTAAAAAGAATAAATTACAAATATGTTATTCCTATTATCGCAGCAAAAAGGGCTGAAACACTAAAAAACTTAGATGAATTGAAAGGGGTTACTGAAAAAAAAGACTATGTAAGTATTGCCTTAAAAGAATTAGAAGAGGGTAAGATACGAGTTAAAAATTCATCTTTATTAGATAGTTTAAGTAAATAG
- the serS gene encoding serine--tRNA ligase: MLDLKYIRENPQEIKEALIRRNNETSIIDEIISLDEERRKLLKEIETLRSLRNQNSKLVAKLKAQKKDDEAEEIITKGKEISEQIKNIESDLKKIEDDLNYKLLCVPNIPDSSAPVGKDENENLEVRRWGKPREFDFEPKAHWDLGPELDFLDFDRAAKLSGSRFTILKGDIARLELALINFMIDLHTKEHGYTFILPPHLVTKETITSSGQLPKFEDDLYKTSLDQMYLISTAEVSLAGLHRNETLELNSLPLKYVAYTPCYRREAGSYGKDVRGMIRQHQFDKVELFWYTTQEESSQALEELTTHAEKVLQLLNLPYRVVALCTGDLGFAASKTYDLEVWLPSYNDYKEISSCSNTKDFQGRRGNIRYRDKENKLNFVHTLNGSGLAVGRTLVAIMENYQTANGKIKIPERLVPYMGKELIG, translated from the coding sequence ATGTTAGACTTAAAGTATATCAGAGAAAATCCTCAAGAAATAAAAGAAGCTTTAATAAGAAGAAACAACGAAACTTCTATAATAGATGAAATCATCTCTCTCGATGAAGAGAGAAGAAAATTGTTGAAAGAAATCGAAACTTTAAGGTCCCTAAGAAATCAAAACTCAAAATTAGTTGCTAAATTGAAAGCCCAAAAGAAAGATGATGAAGCCGAAGAAATAATTACAAAGGGAAAGGAAATCTCAGAACAAATAAAAAATATAGAATCAGATTTAAAAAAAATTGAAGATGATTTAAATTATAAATTATTATGTGTACCTAATATTCCTGACAGCAGTGCACCCGTTGGAAAGGATGAGAACGAAAATCTCGAAGTAAGAAGATGGGGAAAACCAAGAGAATTTGATTTTGAGCCAAAAGCTCATTGGGATTTAGGCCCCGAATTAGACTTTTTAGATTTTGACAGAGCGGCTAAACTAAGCGGATCTCGATTCACCATCTTAAAAGGAGACATAGCTCGCTTAGAGCTAGCTTTAATCAATTTTATGATAGACTTACATACAAAAGAGCATGGTTACACCTTTATACTACCTCCACATCTAGTTACAAAAGAAACTATCACCTCATCGGGTCAACTACCGAAATTTGAAGATGATTTATATAAAACTTCTTTAGATCAAATGTACCTTATTTCTACTGCAGAAGTTTCTCTGGCTGGTTTACATAGAAACGAAACCTTAGAATTAAATTCACTCCCTTTAAAATATGTCGCTTATACCCCCTGTTATAGAAGAGAAGCCGGTAGTTATGGAAAAGACGTAAGAGGAATGATCAGGCAACACCAATTTGATAAAGTAGAATTATTTTGGTATACCACCCAAGAAGAGTCCTCCCAAGCGTTGGAAGAATTAACAACTCACGCAGAAAAGGTGCTACAACTATTGAATTTACCATATAGAGTGGTTGCTCTATGCACTGGGGACTTAGGCTTCGCAGCTTCTAAAACTTATGACTTGGAGGTGTGGTTACCCAGTTACAATGATTATAAAGAAATATCATCATGCTCAAACACAAAAGATTTTCAAGGAAGAAGGGGAAACATTAGGTACCGAGACAAAGAAAATAAATTAAATTTCGTTCACACACTAAATGGTTCTGGATTAGCAGTTGGAAGAACTTTAGTTGCGATAATGGAAAATTATCAAACAGCTAATGGCAAGATAAAAATCCCTGAAAGACTCGTACCTTACATGGGAAAAGAGCTCATAGGTTGA
- a CDS encoding 16S rRNA (uracil(1498)-N(3))-methyltransferase — protein MPNTFYGKKVNEEIILNEEETAHIKITRKVEGEKVKVITGDGLLYTTSIVKIGKKETILEIIDKEKPQEDNKPYVSVYLGMSKWDRMHLLLEKMVELRANSFYLYRGEKSEINYKNLNKFQRTIIETSKQTIFAHIPQINFVKFDEIPKENTIVLDLDGTNDNLGKVLKELKGAQKINLVVGPEYGFSKREKDFFSTNEFKTVNLGKSIFRFETSAIYAMSIINYEYNRLFI, from the coding sequence ATGCCAAATACGTTTTACGGAAAAAAGGTAAATGAAGAAATTATTCTAAATGAAGAAGAAACCGCACACATAAAAATAACAAGAAAGGTCGAGGGAGAAAAAGTAAAGGTAATAACAGGAGATGGGCTATTATACACCACATCAATAGTAAAAATAGGTAAAAAAGAAACGATCCTTGAAATTATAGACAAAGAAAAACCACAAGAAGATAATAAACCATATGTATCGGTATATTTAGGCATGAGTAAATGGGATAGAATGCATTTGTTGTTAGAAAAAATGGTTGAATTAAGGGCAAATAGCTTTTATCTTTACCGCGGAGAAAAATCAGAGATAAATTATAAAAATTTGAACAAGTTTCAAAGAACCATAATAGAAACTTCTAAACAAACTATTTTTGCCCATATCCCTCAAATTAATTTTGTAAAATTCGATGAGATTCCCAAAGAAAACACTATAGTACTAGACTTAGATGGAACAAATGACAATTTAGGAAAAGTCTTAAAAGAGTTAAAGGGTGCACAGAAAATAAACTTAGTTGTTGGCCCAGAATATGGATTTTCAAAAAGAGAAAAAGACTTTTTTTCTACAAACGAATTCAAAACTGTTAATTTGGGTAAAAGTATCTTTCGTTTTGAAACTTCTGCTATATATGCAATGAGTATCATTAACTATGAATACAACAGGTTATTTATTTAA
- a CDS encoding mechanosensitive ion channel family protein — MPEWLQTTINYLIRIGISVAILFIARYLAKFIYRIIINTAEKSGRVTLQYKKSLMTILNIAMYTLGGFIIISVIFTNLSAFLAGLGIGGIIVAFAVQEPLGNLICGFLIMLNHLVVDGEAVEINGISGSVEEINVNHVVIRTWDGRRVNLPSREVWSSKIIHYWPTNIRRNEVKVGVSYSSDLNKVINVIDEAVRSAELVHIDDDHQPLIVFDGYADSSINFIVRFWAKQENFINSSMDVAKSIKQKFEENKVEIPFNQLDLHIKEVPNEITQNKENI; from the coding sequence ATGCCTGAATGGCTCCAAACAACTATCAATTATCTAATAAGAATTGGTATCAGTGTTGCAATTCTCTTTATCGCGAGGTATTTAGCAAAATTTATCTATAGAATCATAATAAACACAGCAGAAAAAAGCGGAAGAGTAACGCTTCAATACAAGAAATCTTTAATGACGATATTGAACATAGCTATGTATACCTTAGGTGGTTTTATCATTATTTCTGTAATTTTTACCAACCTGAGCGCATTTCTTGCTGGATTAGGAATAGGTGGTATAATAGTCGCTTTTGCAGTACAAGAACCTCTTGGTAATTTAATCTGTGGATTTTTAATAATGTTGAACCATCTTGTAGTAGATGGTGAAGCTGTCGAAATAAATGGAATATCTGGATCAGTAGAAGAGATAAACGTTAATCATGTGGTCATAAGAACATGGGATGGAAGAAGAGTCAACCTTCCCAGTAGAGAAGTTTGGTCAAGCAAGATCATTCATTATTGGCCTACAAACATAAGAAGAAACGAGGTAAAAGTTGGAGTATCTTACTCATCCGATCTAAACAAGGTAATAAACGTAATAGATGAAGCAGTACGATCAGCCGAATTAGTGCACATAGATGATGACCATCAACCGCTAATCGTTTTTGATGGTTACGCCGATTCTTCAATAAACTTCATTGTAAGGTTCTGGGCAAAACAAGAAAATTTTATAAATTCGTCGATGGATGTAGCAAAATCAATTAAACAAAAATTCGAAGAAAATAAAGTTGAAATACCTTTTAACCAATTAGACCTTCACATAAAAGAAGTCCCCAATGAAATAACACAAAACAAAGAAAATATTTAA